One window from the genome of Treponema sp. OMZ 838 encodes:
- a CDS encoding sel1 repeat family protein produces MKKYYLIIFFFGVSIFLITGQEIIKPEDAEIIARAKDFYLSGKDLSELTKTGLAGDIYDGICVFNYYAYSAFDINKKNEWIEFLAEEDFAFFEWELSRKLINSEEDNDSKIRALYWIFSAEKDGENNAKIFIKKEKLEIESPYPQLGKDIYKKENNKVLDYEIEVLTDYALRGGKKEAYKLYEYYWDYKHDKQEAVYWLRIGAQNKNEQCQYEYGKYLLAKGNENDKIRGLFWIKKAAKNGYKEAEKIVGKLKENEE; encoded by the coding sequence GTGAAAAAATATTATCTTATCATATTCTTTTTTGGGGTAAGTATTTTTCTTATTACTGGTCAAGAAATTATAAAACCAGAAGATGCAGAAATAATTGCACGAGCGAAAGATTTTTATCTTAGTGGTAAAGATTTATCTGAATTAACAAAAACAGGATTAGCTGGGGATATATACGATGGAATATGCGTATTTAATTATTATGCATATTCAGCATTTGATATCAATAAAAAAAATGAATGGATTGAGTTTTTAGCGGAAGAAGATTTTGCATTTTTTGAGTGGGAGCTTTCACGTAAGCTAATAAATTCTGAAGAAGACAATGATAGTAAAATAAGAGCTTTATATTGGATTTTTTCTGCTGAAAAAGACGGAGAAAATAATGCAAAAATTTTTATTAAAAAAGAAAAGTTAGAAATTGAAAGTCCTTATCCTCAGTTGGGAAAAGATATTTACAAAAAAGAAAATAATAAAGTTCTAGATTATGAAATAGAAGTTTTAACCGATTATGCCTTGCGAGGAGGAAAGAAAGAAGCCTATAAACTTTATGAGTATTATTGGGATTATAAACATGACAAGCAAGAGGCAGTTTATTGGTTACGGATAGGGGCACAAAATAAAAATGAACAGTGTCAGTATGAATACGGGAAATATCTCCTTGCCAAAGGCAATGAGAATGACAAGATAAGGGGGCTTTTTTGGATAAAAAAAGCGGCTAAAAACGGATACAAAGAAGCAGAAAAAATAGTAGGAAAATTAAAAGAAAATGAAGAGTAA
- a CDS encoding tetratricopeptide repeat protein: MMTMLNDKILEGCNEEQKELMRKVCFEDDQNHTEETIFLLRRIIDIQPTVPYAFALLGSIYLDQAQLLDATYHYDKRRRKYIVARRKLYRDTIAHFEKAIALKPDSPGTILLLARACEQCSFLKRAVRYYDLYLTFKPHRAEIYYAKGMIYEYQQDYPTALALYEKALSFEPDNEMYKDRIMKLQKRNNHTTKTSKK; this comes from the coding sequence ATGATGACTATGCTCAATGATAAAATACTAGAAGGCTGTAATGAAGAACAAAAAGAATTGATGCGCAAAGTCTGTTTTGAAGATGATCAAAATCATACAGAAGAAACGATTTTCCTTTTAAGGAGGATAATTGACATACAGCCAACTGTTCCTTATGCGTTTGCATTACTTGGATCAATATATCTTGATCAAGCTCAATTGCTTGATGCAACATACCATTACGACAAAAGAAGGCGAAAATATATCGTTGCACGTCGTAAGCTTTATCGTGATACTATTGCTCATTTTGAGAAAGCTATTGCATTAAAGCCAGATTCGCCAGGTACTATTTTATTATTAGCACGTGCGTGCGAACAGTGTTCGTTTTTAAAACGGGCGGTGAGATATTATGATTTGTATTTAACGTTTAAGCCTCATAGAGCAGAAATATACTATGCTAAAGGAATGATCTATGAATATCAGCAAGATTATCCAACAGCACTTGCGTTGTACGAAAAGGCCTTATCATTCGAACCTGATAATGAAATGTATAAAGACCGTATAATGAAGTTACAAAAAAGAAATAATCATACTACAAAGACATCTAAGAAATGA